The following are from one region of the Silene latifolia isolate original U9 population chromosome 9, ASM4854445v1, whole genome shotgun sequence genome:
- the LOC141601182 gene encoding protein FAR1-RELATED SEQUENCE 5-like: MSRLSNVGASLEDFKNFSRDIKKFLSEGDAQMLIEHFMKIKRMCPSFYFDFEVDEKDLGIEGGLKKVFKDKVQHRYCMWHILKKLPEKVGLVICRESEFLKEINSCVWGEDVEPAEFEERWTAIVEAHGLSDNEWLQEKRVDENHLEVRVRKSFFSNFTNPNLTLVEFWMRFESAMDTQRWAQSKLIAQSKYSFPDLATPLDTEKHAETYTPRIFEEFKVEIKAKMLYMCHWGQTKR; this comes from the exons ATGTCGAGGTTATCGAATGTGGGTGCTTCATTGGAAGACTTTAAAAACTTTTCAAGGGATATCAAAAAGTTCTTGTCAGAAGGGGATGCTCAAATGCTTATTGagcattttatgaaaataaaaagaATGTGTCCATCCTTTTACTTTGACTTTGAGGTAGATGAGAAAG ATTTGGGGATAGAAGGAGGACTTAAGAAAGTCTTTAAAGATAAAGTGCAACatagatattgcatgtggcacatattGAAGAAGTTGCCAGAGAAGGTAGGGCTTGTTATATGTAGAGAAAGCGAGTTTTTGAAAGAGATAAACTCATGTGTTTGGGGCGAAGATGTGGAGCCTGCTGAATTTGAGGAAAGATGGACAGCCATTGTGGAAGCTCATGGGTTGTCGGATAATGAGTGGCTTCAGGAAAA GAGGGTTGATGAGAACCACCTCGAGGTCCGAGTCAGAAAATCATTTTTTAGCAATTTCACTAATCCAAATTTGACCCTTGTTGAATTTTGGATGCGCTTTGAGAGTGCAATGGATACACAACGATGGGCTCAATCGAAACTGATTGCACAATCTAAGTACTCATTTCCTGACTTGGCTACTCCTCTAGACACGGAAAAGCATGCAGAAACCTACACTCCGAGAATTTTCGAGGAGTTCAAAGTGGAAATAAAAGCAAAGATGCTTTACATGTGCCATTGGGGACAAACAAAAAGATAA
- the LOC141601184 gene encoding uncharacterized protein LOC141601184, with translation MLAALLVRKEVHIGSVVKIMISVVTRMSPSLIINFIKSNPSEKQIEAIKSMGFGESLKLQSEEIHGHLARWIVESFNPFSCSLMNGDLTITDEDVYLVTGIPMGPLDINPLVIIPKTRILSRSSDLADVPKFNWCKLARVNMIENVISWKKAAAKDPGTSFKGPILIFCLIYLDRVVFKTRTVVRSFPLLANWSDERIRERVKMEKHDANCFGEGRVEDRFVYKPPVSETDKRVDDAVTTQGKENVEGAGVTTKGKGKVEDPEEGGPVHKKTTDCIKVLAGTAVTLADCYGAFSKAVMQAKFVVPHMEAVTKMSTLADSLFEGFSLSQQSKEESEMEEEERKDEEKDDHELEQDERNDEGTVEDKFDKVKEKDDHEMEEEERKDESKVEEGKKYVDYMDSDEFYNDPNILADLEGILNSAYNRVGEAFKEHQVTKEKMDKELMEGPSFSLFHGEDALYTSQEFREAQRPGDMCDVPHASTSTAPVIPSPPRATMSATPSIPSPPRGSTPAAPSIHSPPRASTSAAPSNPSPASPILISSQLSLNESPIMPSSPLVELSPTVPSQTRKCKRKVELPDVFRSPFFIRNVNVMDALSQSEKLMGDYAFAADLDEGEVLFQ, from the exons ATGCTAGCAGCGTTGCTAGTAAGAAAGGAAGTCCACATAGGAAGTGTGGTAAAGATTATGATATCTGTGGTAACTAGGATGAGTCCTTCTTTGATAATTAATTTTATCAAGTCGAACCCGTCTGAGAAGCAAATTGAAGCTATTAAGAGCATGGGTTTTGGAGAGTCATTAAAACTTCAGTCGGAAGAAATCCATGGCCATTTGGCTAGATGGATTGTGGAGTCTTTCAATCCATTCAGTTGTTCGTTGATGAATGGGGATTTGACTATCACGGATGAGGATGTCTACCTTGTCACGGGAATTCCTATGGGGCCATTAGATATTAATCCA CTAGTGATTATCCCAAAGACTCGTATATTAAGTCGCTCATCCGATCTGGCTGATGTACCTAAATTTAATTGGTGCAAGCTTGCACGAGTCAACATGATTGAAAATGTCATTTCCTGGAAAAAGGCAGCAGCTAAAGACCCTGGTACGTCCTTTAAGGGACCAATTCTCATTTTCTGTCTTATCTACTTGGATAGAGTCGTTTTCAAGACAAGAACGGTCGTTCGATCTTTCCCTTTGTTAGCCAATTGGTCTGACGAACGTATCAGAGAGAGGGTGaagatggaaaaacatgatgCAAATTGTTTCGGAGAGGGGCGTGTAGAAGACAGATTTGTTTATAAACCACCCGTGTCTGAAACTGACAAACGGGTTGATGATGCAGTGACGACACAGGGAAAGGAAAATGTTGAGGGTGCTGGAGTGACaacaaagggaaagggaaaggttgAGGATCCTGAAGAAGGAGGTCCCGTTCATAAGAAAACAACAGATTGTATCAAGGTTTTAGCGGGGACTGCTGTTACTCTTGCAGACTGTTATGGTGCATTCTCAAAGGCAGTCATGCAAGCAAAGTTTGTGGTTCCTCATATGGAAGCTGTTACCAAAATGTCGACTTTGGCAGATTCGTTATTTGAAGGGTTTTCACTTTCGCAGCAAAGTAAAGAAGAATCTGAGATGGAAGAAGAGGAAAGAAAGGACGAGGAGAAAGATGACCATGAATTGGAGCAAGATGAGAGAAACGATGAGGGTACAGTGGAGGATAAATTTGATAAGGTCAAGGAGAAAGATGACCATGAAATGGAGGAAGAGGAGAGAAAGGACGAGAGTAAAGTGGAGGAGGGGAAGAAGTATGTGGATTATATGGACTCTGATGAGTTTTACAACGATCCCAACATCTTGGCTGATTTAGAGGGGATTCTGAATAGTGCATATAACCGTGTTGGTGAGGCATTTAAAGAACACCAAGTTACGAAGGAAAAGATGGACAAGGAACTCATGGAGGGACCATCTTTCAGTCTCTTTCACGGTGAGGATGCGTTATATACATCTCAAGAGTTCCGCGAAGCACAGAGGCCTGGTGATATGTGTGATGTTCCCCATGCGAGCACGTCAACTGCACCTGTCATTCCATCCCCTCCCCGTGCAACAATGTCAGCTACACCTTCAATCCCATCCCCTCCCCGTGGAAGCACTCCCGCTGCACCTTCTATTCATTCCCCTCCCCGTGCAAGCACATCAGCTGCACCTTCCAATCCATCCCCTGCATCACCAATACTTATCTCGTCACAACTGTCATTGAATGAATCTCCAATTATGCCTTCTTCTCCGCTTGTAGAACTGTCCCCAACCGTCCCCTCCCAGACTCGGAAGTGTAAGAGGAAAGTTGAGTTACCTGACGTTTTTCGTTCACCTTTCTTCATACGAAATGTGAACGTGATGGATGCCTTGAGTCAGTCTGAAAAACTGATGGGTGACTATGCATTTGCCGCTGACTTAGATGAAGG CGAGGTTCTGTTTCAGTAG
- the LOC141601183 gene encoding uncharacterized protein LOC141601183, producing the protein MKTLLFGGSVNIDVINVWCDYLNNGNRLRDRRSISRLFLTETTDIASLDINYRDVKLVLFPVVAPSPLLHCFDIDHNLYEVIHPCDPGCVDFHASVQYVKKQLSAKLSSMIPKLHATYFVVAKEYVPNKSFSVARDTGIYMMRHMETYNGNKCRYTLKLLKDRTDVKRYIVRVCNEILTWQDNIVKDQVTSKAKAYKNGCVIRNEVPRDLPYTDEHLMNFIRTNVANTDDIVVDTPWLQVTQEGMSTLFGGKWIMDMVIDLVGLRLTLERPSLVYFPTIIKVFIFILSNR; encoded by the exons ATGAAGACCTTGCTATTTGGTGGTAGCGTTAACATCGACGTGATCAATGTGTGGTGTGATTATCTGAATAATGGAAACAGGTTAAGAGATCGTAGATCAATTTCCCGTCTCTTTCTCACTGAAACAACTGAT ATAGCCTCATTGGATATCAACTATAGAGACGTGAAATTG GTTTTATTCCCTGTTGTTGCACCCAGCCCACTTCTTCATTGTTTTGATATTGATCATAACTTGTATGAAGTTATACACCCGTGTGATCCAGGATGTGTAGATTTTCATGCCAGTGTTCAATATGTG AAGAAACAGTTAAGTGCAAAGCTTTCTTCCATGATTCCCAAGCTGCATGCTACATATTTTGTAGTAGCCAAAGAGTATGTTCCGAATAAAAGTTTCTCTGTCGCGCGTGATACTGGAATTTACATGATGCGACATATGGAGACGTACAATGGGAATAAGTGTCGGTATACTTTAAAGTTGCTCAAGGAC AGAACTGATGTGAAGCGTTACATTGTGagggtttgcaatgaaatttTGACTTGGCAAGACAACATCGTGAAAGATCAAGTGACGTCTAAAGCAAAGGCTTACAAGAATGGCTGTGTGATTCG GAATGAAGTTCCACGAGACTTGCCCTATACAGATGAACACTTGATGAATTTTATTAGGACAAATGTGGCAAATACGGA TGACATTGTTGTAGACACTCCATGGCTGCAAGTAACCCAAGAAGGAATGTCGACTTTATTTGGAGGAAAATGGATCATGGATATGGTAATTGACCTTGTTGGTCTTCGTTTAACACTTGAAAGACCAAGTCTTGTGTACTTTCCGACAATAATCAAGGTATTCATATTCATCCTTAGTAACCGCTAA